One Lacunisphaera limnophila DNA window includes the following coding sequences:
- a CDS encoding phytoene desaturase family protein, translating to MAYDWLKDIDDHYDVVVIGSGLGGLTAANVLAKCGHKVLLLEHHYQLGGLATWFTRKGGHIFDISLHGFPIGMIKSVRKYWSQDIADSIVQLKGVRFINPQFSIDTTFDRDDFTRQLVETFKVPAETVERFFTDLRAMNFYDNNPETTGQMFERYFPGRDDVKRLLMEPIAYANGSTMDDPAITFGIVFSNFMSKGVYTFQGGTDVLVKKMAAQMKQNGVELRKHVLVEKILTEERDGRKVVTGVVANGRTIRCDAVLSNSNIKNTVLRLGGEENFTPDFIAQTKAVRVNSSSCQVYLGIKKGETLPHIGDLVFTSDEPKFSSEKLVALDTTSRTFSMYYPDTRPGSDRYTVVVSINARYEDWKALSDEQYAIEKQRLIDESIASLERFIPDVRGKIDWMEAATPRTIEYYTKHWNGTSFGTKFEGLKISMDLPNQLPGLYHAGSVGIIMSGWLGTINYGVIVANQVDKFVTARKRGAVPATS from the coding sequence TGCTCGCGAAATGCGGGCACAAGGTGCTGCTGCTGGAGCACCATTACCAGCTCGGCGGCCTCGCCACCTGGTTCACTCGGAAGGGCGGGCACATCTTCGACATCTCCCTGCACGGCTTCCCGATCGGCATGATCAAGTCCGTGCGCAAGTACTGGAGTCAGGACATCGCCGACTCGATCGTACAACTCAAGGGCGTGCGGTTCATCAACCCGCAGTTCTCGATCGACACGACCTTCGACCGCGACGACTTCACCCGGCAGCTGGTCGAGACCTTCAAGGTGCCGGCCGAGACGGTCGAGCGCTTCTTCACCGACCTGCGGGCGATGAACTTCTACGACAACAACCCCGAGACCACGGGGCAGATGTTCGAGCGCTACTTCCCGGGTCGGGACGACGTGAAGCGCCTGCTGATGGAGCCCATCGCCTATGCCAACGGGTCCACGATGGACGACCCGGCGATCACGTTCGGCATCGTGTTCTCCAACTTCATGAGCAAGGGCGTCTACACGTTCCAGGGCGGCACCGACGTCCTCGTGAAGAAGATGGCCGCCCAGATGAAGCAGAACGGCGTCGAGCTCCGCAAACACGTGCTGGTTGAGAAGATCCTCACCGAGGAACGCGACGGCCGGAAGGTCGTCACCGGCGTAGTCGCCAATGGCCGCACCATCCGCTGCGACGCCGTGCTTTCCAATTCCAACATCAAGAACACGGTCCTGCGTCTCGGCGGCGAGGAAAACTTCACGCCCGACTTCATCGCCCAGACCAAGGCCGTTCGCGTGAACAGCAGCTCCTGCCAGGTGTACCTCGGCATCAAGAAGGGCGAGACGCTGCCGCACATCGGCGACTTGGTCTTCACCTCCGACGAGCCGAAGTTCTCGAGTGAGAAGCTGGTGGCCCTCGACACGACGAGCCGCACCTTCTCGATGTATTACCCGGACACCCGGCCCGGCAGCGACCGCTACACGGTGGTCGTGTCCATCAACGCCCGCTACGAAGACTGGAAGGCGCTCAGCGACGAGCAGTACGCGATCGAGAAGCAGCGCCTGATCGACGAGTCCATCGCCTCGCTGGAGCGATTCATCCCCGATGTGCGCGGCAAGATCGACTGGATGGAAGCCGCCACGCCGCGCACGATCGAGTATTACACCAAGCACTGGAACGGCACGTCGTTCGGCACCAAGTTCGAGGGCCTGAAGATCTCGATGGACCTGCCCAACCAGCTCCCCGGGCTCTACCACGCTGGCTCCGTCGGCATCATCATGTCGGGCTGGCTTGGCACCATCAATTATGGCGTGATTGTCGCCAACCAGGTCGACAAGTTCGTCACGGCCCGCAAGCGTGGCGCCGTTCCCGCCACCTCCTGA
- a CDS encoding 3-hydroxyacyl-ACP dehydratase FabZ family protein codes for MTEVEKLIPHRPPFLFVDEIVSHEGETLVARRTWRAEEDFYKGHYPNAPITPGVLLSEAVFQTGACLMAKLMAGAAGQGGGVPLLSKVSDIRFRLPVYPGDTVIIEVKRKETIGEFHFLTGLMKNPEGKKIMNVEFAVAWKKPEGQVTTA; via the coding sequence GTGACCGAAGTCGAAAAACTCATCCCGCACCGTCCGCCCTTCCTGTTTGTGGACGAGATCGTCTCCCACGAGGGTGAGACCCTCGTCGCCCGCCGCACCTGGCGCGCCGAGGAGGACTTCTACAAGGGCCATTATCCCAACGCCCCGATCACGCCGGGCGTGCTCTTGAGCGAAGCCGTCTTCCAGACCGGCGCCTGCCTGATGGCAAAACTCATGGCGGGTGCGGCCGGGCAGGGCGGGGGAGTGCCGCTCCTCAGCAAGGTTTCCGACATCCGCTTCCGCCTGCCCGTGTACCCGGGCGACACCGTCATCATCGAGGTGAAGCGCAAGGAGACGATCGGCGAGTTTCACTTCCTCACCGGCCTGATGAAGAACCCCGAGGGCAAGAAGATCATGAACGTCGAGTTCGCGGTCGCCTGGAAGAAACCCGAGGGTCAGGTCACCACGGCATGA
- a CDS encoding enoyl-ACP reductase FabI has translation MSDFLNLSGKTFLVQGVANKKSVAWFIAQALEEQGARVVYAVRSEARKKSLETQLAGRPVFICDSEQEGACAQLAAEVAGAGFAPLHGLVHSIAFANYSEGFKTFAETKRKDFLQATAISAFSLVELAEAFKPHLAKGASVVTIGISSLLVTPDNYGYMGPIKAALESCSRFLAKSFGASGTEVRFNVVGAGPLKTSASAGIPGYLESYLFAEKLTFRKRALETREVANVAVFLLSERSSGLNGTTLVVDAGLGSNYFDKEVIRLAMRPEAK, from the coding sequence ATGAGCGATTTCCTGAATCTTTCCGGCAAGACCTTCCTCGTCCAGGGCGTGGCGAACAAGAAGAGCGTGGCCTGGTTCATCGCCCAAGCGCTGGAGGAGCAGGGCGCCCGCGTGGTTTACGCCGTCCGCTCCGAGGCCCGGAAGAAGTCCCTCGAGACGCAGCTCGCCGGCCGGCCGGTGTTCATTTGTGACTCCGAGCAGGAGGGCGCCTGCGCCCAGCTGGCCGCGGAAGTCGCGGGTGCCGGCTTTGCCCCGCTGCACGGCTTGGTGCACTCGATCGCCTTCGCCAACTACAGCGAGGGCTTCAAGACCTTCGCCGAGACCAAGCGGAAGGATTTCCTGCAGGCTACGGCCATCTCGGCTTTCTCCCTCGTGGAGCTCGCCGAGGCCTTCAAGCCTCACCTGGCCAAAGGAGCCTCCGTGGTGACCATCGGCATCTCGTCGCTGCTGGTGACGCCCGACAACTACGGCTACATGGGCCCGATCAAGGCCGCCTTGGAATCGTGTTCGCGCTTCCTCGCGAAGTCCTTCGGCGCCTCCGGCACCGAGGTCCGCTTCAACGTGGTCGGGGCGGGCCCGCTGAAGACGAGCGCCTCCGCCGGCATTCCGGGCTATCTGGAGAGCTATCTGTTTGCCGAAAAACTCACGTTCCGGAAACGCGCCCTTGAGACCCGCGAAGTGGCCAACGTCGCGGTCTTCCTCCTCAGCGAGCGCAGCAGCGGCTTGAACGGCACCACACTCGTCGTGGACGCCGGGCTCGGGAGCAACTACTTCGACAAGGAAGTCATCCGGCTGGCCATGCGGCCGGAAGCCAAATGA
- a CDS encoding 3-oxoacyl-ACP synthase III, with product MKFSHACIESLAVALPDEAWTSAAIEERLKPLYDRLKLPAGRLELMTGIKERRMWPAGTRPSDASAAAGKNVLKQSRFQPEQMEVLIHSAVCRDMLEPATASFAHHKIGLGDRCQVFDLSNACLGFLNGLVTLAAMVDSGQIKCGMVVSGENGRPLVDRTIKHLLETPMDRNAIKPFFANLTIGSAAVAAIVCHEDLLPAGAPKHRLLAGSVIAATKHSELCQGDSEGDTLVMETDSEQLLLAGVEVAQRTWQAFAQETGWNPSTPDRIITHQVGTMHRRKLYETVGLDLVKDFSSFETLGNTGSAALPSTLALAVEQGALRSGQKAALLGIGSGLNSLMLAVEW from the coding sequence ATGAAGTTTTCTCACGCCTGCATTGAATCCCTCGCCGTGGCCCTGCCGGACGAGGCCTGGACCTCGGCCGCCATCGAGGAACGGCTGAAGCCGCTCTACGACCGCCTGAAGCTGCCGGCCGGGCGCCTGGAGCTCATGACCGGCATCAAGGAACGCCGCATGTGGCCGGCCGGCACGCGGCCCTCCGACGCCAGCGCCGCCGCCGGGAAGAACGTGCTCAAGCAATCTCGTTTCCAGCCGGAGCAAATGGAGGTACTGATCCACTCGGCTGTGTGCCGCGACATGTTGGAGCCGGCGACCGCGTCGTTCGCGCACCACAAGATCGGGCTGGGAGACCGCTGCCAGGTCTTTGATCTTTCGAACGCTTGCCTCGGGTTCCTGAACGGCCTCGTGACGCTCGCGGCGATGGTTGATTCCGGCCAGATCAAGTGCGGCATGGTGGTCTCGGGGGAAAACGGTCGTCCGCTGGTGGACCGCACGATCAAGCACCTCCTCGAAACGCCGATGGACCGGAACGCCATCAAGCCCTTCTTCGCCAACCTCACCATCGGCTCGGCCGCCGTGGCGGCCATCGTGTGCCATGAGGACCTGCTCCCGGCCGGTGCGCCGAAACACCGCCTGCTGGCGGGCAGCGTGATCGCCGCGACCAAGCACAGCGAGCTGTGCCAGGGCGACAGCGAGGGGGACACTCTCGTGATGGAAACCGATTCCGAGCAGCTGCTGCTGGCGGGCGTGGAGGTGGCACAGCGCACCTGGCAGGCCTTTGCGCAGGAGACTGGCTGGAATCCGTCGACGCCCGACCGGATCATCACGCACCAGGTCGGCACCATGCACCGCCGGAAACTCTACGAGACCGTCGGCCTCGACCTGGTGAAGGATTTCTCGAGTTTCGAAACCCTCGGCAACACCGGCTCCGCCGCCTTGCCGTCAACCCTGGCCTTGGCCGTGGAGCAGGGCGCCCTGCGGTCCGGCCAGAAAGCCGCGCTGCTGGGCATCGGCAGCGGGTTGAACAGCCTCATGCTGGCCGTCGAATGGTAA
- a CDS encoding alpha/beta fold hydrolase — protein MVTGAQIPAWLKELYPFEPKRFDTGFGQLSYLDEGQGDEAVLMVHGNPTWSFFYRNVVLSLRGRIRCIVPDHLGCGLSDKPQDYDYTLPNHVANLGRLIDSLNLRKVHLIVHDWGGPIGLGTMLPRSEKLGKVVILNTAAFADTVVPARIRFCRIPLIGELAVRGFNGFAWPATWMAVTKPLPAAVKAGFLFPYDNWANRIATHRFVRDIPQGIGAPNDIALSKIEAALPVLAEKSVRIIWGGQDFCFNRHYFDRWQATLPNAKADYLTEAGHYLMEDARDNVIPQIERHILS, from the coding sequence ATGGTAACCGGCGCACAGATTCCTGCCTGGCTCAAGGAGCTGTATCCGTTCGAACCGAAGCGGTTTGATACCGGTTTTGGCCAACTGAGCTATCTGGACGAAGGGCAGGGCGACGAGGCCGTCCTGATGGTCCACGGCAATCCGACCTGGTCATTTTTCTACCGCAATGTGGTGCTGAGTCTGCGCGGCCGTATCCGCTGCATCGTGCCGGATCATCTTGGTTGCGGGTTGTCCGACAAGCCGCAGGATTACGACTACACACTACCTAACCATGTCGCCAATCTCGGCCGGTTGATCGACTCGCTGAACCTGCGGAAGGTTCACCTGATCGTCCACGACTGGGGCGGGCCGATCGGCTTGGGTACGATGCTCCCGCGTTCGGAGAAACTGGGAAAGGTGGTCATCCTGAACACGGCGGCTTTTGCCGACACCGTTGTCCCGGCCCGGATCCGGTTCTGCCGGATACCGCTGATCGGGGAGCTCGCCGTGCGTGGTTTCAACGGGTTTGCCTGGCCGGCCACCTGGATGGCCGTGACCAAGCCGCTGCCGGCGGCCGTGAAGGCGGGATTCCTGTTTCCCTACGACAATTGGGCCAACCGGATCGCCACGCACCGGTTTGTCCGCGACATCCCACAGGGGATCGGCGCCCCCAACGACATCGCCTTGTCGAAGATCGAGGCCGCGCTGCCGGTGCTCGCCGAAAAATCCGTCCGCATCATTTGGGGTGGGCAGGATTTCTGTTTCAACCGCCACTATTTCGACCGCTGGCAGGCAACGCTGCCCAACGCCAAAGCCGACTATCTCACTGAAGCAGGGCACTATCTGATGGAAGATGCCCGCGACAACGTCATCCCGCAGATCGAGCGCCACATCCTAAGCTAA
- the lepB gene encoding signal peptidase I, with amino-acid sequence MFDFLRSEDSKLRRSAAQWLEMAQRIHDYRRDELPAGQGQGLLADAAAVKALVKQKAGAKDLKPAIAKLEGTMRACGGRVYPTGSMVENVEFFLVAAIVILGLRAYFVQPFKIPTNSMWPSYYGMTSEIFEQGEEPGMLRKAARLVGLGAVNYTLKAPADGEVLVPIFRNGSPAYTEKPGRSMFVFPTQMREYTVMVSGQPVKLTVPADWAQSEFGYDVVVEKKLFGGRPSGLYRAAQAANGTAALESSMMVVNSGGQRVEARVFWVPTGKQVKKGEDILSFDILTGDLLFVERVSYNFVEPKVGSGFVFKTDHINSVEMQDASGRQISQYYVKRLVGVPGDTLEIRPPVLYRNGQPIEGSVAFGKNARREDKYPGYTNAGGAQWSLGALEGASAAPGTDGSPKQGVLTVPENFYFALGDNSPRSKDSRYWGYVPEKDVVGRPLFIYYPLTTRWGPAK; translated from the coding sequence GTGTTCGATTTCCTGCGCTCCGAGGACAGCAAGCTCCGCCGCAGCGCCGCCCAATGGCTGGAGATGGCCCAGCGGATCCACGATTACCGGCGCGACGAGCTGCCGGCAGGGCAGGGGCAGGGGCTTCTTGCCGACGCGGCGGCCGTGAAGGCGCTGGTGAAGCAGAAGGCGGGCGCCAAGGACCTCAAACCCGCGATCGCGAAGCTGGAAGGCACGATGCGCGCCTGTGGCGGTCGCGTTTATCCGACCGGCTCGATGGTGGAGAACGTCGAGTTTTTCCTCGTCGCGGCGATCGTGATTTTGGGCCTGCGGGCGTATTTCGTGCAGCCGTTCAAGATCCCGACGAATTCGATGTGGCCGAGCTACTACGGGATGACCTCGGAGATCTTCGAGCAAGGCGAGGAACCGGGGATGCTGCGCAAGGCGGCGCGACTGGTGGGCCTGGGGGCGGTCAACTACACGCTCAAGGCGCCGGCTGATGGCGAGGTGCTGGTGCCCATTTTCCGCAACGGATCACCGGCGTATACCGAGAAACCCGGCCGGAGCATGTTTGTTTTCCCGACGCAGATGCGGGAATACACAGTAATGGTTTCGGGCCAACCGGTGAAGCTCACCGTGCCAGCCGACTGGGCCCAGTCCGAATTCGGTTACGATGTCGTGGTGGAGAAGAAACTCTTCGGCGGCCGTCCCAGCGGGCTTTATCGCGCCGCCCAGGCCGCCAACGGCACCGCGGCACTCGAATCCTCGATGATGGTGGTCAACAGCGGCGGCCAGCGCGTGGAAGCCCGCGTGTTCTGGGTGCCGACCGGCAAGCAGGTCAAGAAAGGCGAGGATATCCTGTCTTTCGACATTCTCACCGGCGATCTGCTGTTCGTGGAGCGCGTCAGCTACAATTTCGTGGAGCCGAAGGTGGGCTCAGGCTTCGTATTCAAGACCGACCACATCAACAGCGTTGAGATGCAGGACGCCTCGGGCCGGCAGATCAGCCAGTATTACGTGAAGCGGCTTGTGGGCGTCCCGGGTGACACCCTGGAGATCCGCCCGCCGGTGCTTTACCGCAACGGCCAGCCGATCGAGGGTTCGGTGGCTTTTGGCAAGAATGCCCGCCGCGAGGACAAATATCCCGGTTACACCAACGCCGGCGGTGCCCAGTGGTCGCTGGGAGCCTTGGAAGGGGCCAGCGCCGCGCCTGGTACGGATGGATCACCGAAACAGGGCGTTCTGACCGTGCCGGAGAATTTCTATTTCGCCTTGGGTGACAATTCACCCCGCAGCAAAGATAGTCGTTACTGGGGTTACGTCCCGGAAAAGGACGTCGTGGGACGTCCGCTGTTCATCTATTATCCGCTGACCACGCGTTGGGGCCCGGCTAAGTAA
- the lepA gene encoding translation elongation factor 4 — protein sequence MSSAPLTRNFCIIAHVDHGKTTLSDRLLEYTSTITKRVMTDQHLDSMDLEKERGITIKMHPVVMNYPAKDGKIYKLHLTDTPGHVDFAYEVSRSLAAVEGALLLIDAAQGVEAQTVANAHLAYAQGLKIIPVINKIDLPSANLELCMKQLEDILTIPAEEAILASGKSGIGIQDILEAVVERIPPPRWTDYATLRALVFDSKYDSYRGVISYIRVFSGTLKAGEMMMLMSTGQKAEVKEVGVFRPGMEKIGHLGPGDVGYIVSNIKSTDEIKIGDTVTHANKAATDMLPGYKEVRPMVYCGLYPLESDDYEKLKVALGKLRLNDSALIYSSESSIALGFGFRCGFLGLLHMEVVQERIRREYDVEIISTYPSVVYKVKKHSGDVIEVDNPINLPDPGSIFDISEPTINASIHLPNEFLGDIMGLIMEKRGSCDQTTTLDGARVMLSCTLPLNEILVDFNDRLKSITRGYGSMDYELGEYRVSDLVRMDILVNQDPVDAFASIVHRSKAEGQGRALCEKLADIIPPQMFKIAVQAAIGGKIIARDNVREMRKDVTSKCYGGDISRKRKLLDKQKEGKKKMKLIGKVSIPPDAFIQVLKTNS from the coding sequence ATGTCATCCGCGCCCCTTACCCGTAATTTCTGCATCATTGCCCACGTCGACCACGGCAAGACGACCCTGTCCGACCGGTTGCTGGAGTACACCAGCACGATTACCAAGCGGGTGATGACCGACCAGCACCTTGACTCGATGGATCTCGAGAAGGAGCGCGGCATCACGATCAAGATGCATCCGGTAGTGATGAACTACCCGGCCAAGGATGGTAAGATCTACAAGCTGCACCTGACCGACACGCCCGGCCACGTGGACTTCGCCTACGAGGTGTCGCGCTCGCTGGCGGCCGTCGAGGGCGCCTTGCTCCTGATCGACGCGGCACAGGGCGTCGAGGCGCAGACCGTAGCCAACGCGCACCTGGCCTACGCCCAGGGCCTGAAAATCATCCCGGTCATCAACAAGATCGACCTGCCCAGCGCGAACCTCGAGCTGTGCATGAAGCAGCTGGAGGACATCCTCACGATCCCGGCCGAGGAGGCGATCCTCGCCAGCGGCAAGTCGGGCATCGGCATCCAGGACATCCTCGAAGCCGTGGTGGAGCGCATCCCGCCGCCGCGCTGGACCGATTACGCGACGCTCCGGGCGCTCGTGTTCGACTCGAAGTACGATTCCTACCGCGGCGTCATCTCTTACATCCGCGTTTTCTCCGGCACCTTGAAGGCCGGCGAAATGATGATGCTGATGAGCACCGGCCAGAAGGCCGAGGTCAAAGAGGTCGGCGTCTTCCGGCCCGGCATGGAGAAGATCGGCCACCTGGGCCCCGGCGACGTCGGTTACATCGTCAGCAACATCAAGAGCACGGACGAGATCAAGATCGGCGACACGGTCACGCACGCCAACAAGGCGGCGACTGACATGCTGCCCGGCTACAAGGAAGTGCGCCCGATGGTCTATTGCGGCCTCTATCCGCTGGAGTCGGATGATTACGAGAAGCTCAAGGTGGCGCTCGGCAAGCTGCGCCTGAACGACTCGGCGCTGATCTATTCCTCCGAGAGCTCAATTGCGCTGGGCTTCGGCTTCCGCTGCGGTTTCCTCGGTCTCCTCCACATGGAGGTCGTCCAGGAACGCATCCGCCGCGAATACGACGTCGAGATCATCTCCACGTACCCGAGCGTGGTCTACAAGGTGAAGAAGCACAGCGGGGACGTGATCGAGGTCGACAACCCGATCAACCTGCCGGACCCGGGCTCCATTTTTGACATCAGCGAGCCGACCATCAACGCGTCCATCCATCTGCCCAACGAGTTCCTGGGCGACATCATGGGCCTGATCATGGAGAAGCGCGGCAGCTGCGACCAGACGACGACCCTGGACGGCGCCCGCGTCATGCTGAGCTGCACGCTCCCGCTCAACGAGATCCTCGTCGATTTCAACGACCGGCTGAAGAGCATCACCCGGGGGTATGGCTCGATGGATTACGAACTCGGTGAATACCGCGTCTCGGACCTCGTGCGCATGGACATCCTGGTCAACCAGGACCCGGTGGACGCCTTCGCGAGCATCGTGCACCGGAGCAAGGCCGAGGGCCAGGGCCGGGCGCTGTGCGAGAAGCTGGCCGACATTATCCCGCCGCAGATGTTCAAGATCGCCGTGCAGGCCGCCATCGGCGGCAAGATCATCGCCCGCGACAACGTGCGCGAGATGCGCAAGGACGTTACCTCGAAGTGCTATGGCGGCGATATCTCCCGCAAACGGAAGTTGCTCGACAAGCAGAAGGAGGGCAAAAAGAAGATGAAACTGATCGGCAAGGTTTCGATTCCTCCTGACGCCTTCATCCAGGTCCTCAAGACCAACAGCTAA
- the fabD gene encoding ACP S-malonyltransferase: MSLALLFAGQGAQKVGMGKSLYEGSAAARALYDEADRVLGWSLTKICFEGPDAELTQTKVCQPALYVHGLAMLAALKEKGVVPAVSMACGLSLGEVTALTAAGVFDFSTGLKVVAERGRLMQVACEKSTGGMAAIIGEERARIQELCAEFDIQAANFNAPGQIIVSGEKAKVEALVAAAKDKGLKRVISLNVAGAYHSRLMEPAREEFARYLQGVTFLAPQFTVFTNTTGLAVSEPAQIREALVKQVVSSVLWEDCMRSAVAAGATEFWECGPGAVLAGLAKRTDKSWIVKSFAEFADLPAT; this comes from the coding sequence ATGTCACTGGCACTCCTTTTCGCAGGTCAAGGCGCCCAAAAAGTTGGGATGGGCAAGTCGCTTTACGAAGGCTCCGCCGCGGCGCGGGCGCTTTACGACGAGGCCGACCGCGTCCTGGGCTGGAGCCTGACCAAGATCTGCTTTGAAGGCCCGGATGCCGAGCTGACCCAGACGAAGGTCTGCCAGCCAGCGCTTTACGTGCACGGCCTGGCCATGTTGGCCGCGCTCAAGGAGAAGGGTGTCGTACCGGCGGTGAGCATGGCCTGCGGCCTGAGCCTGGGCGAGGTCACGGCGCTGACGGCGGCCGGGGTCTTTGATTTTTCGACGGGTTTGAAGGTGGTCGCGGAGCGCGGCCGCCTGATGCAGGTGGCCTGTGAGAAGTCCACCGGCGGCATGGCCGCCATCATTGGCGAGGAGCGGGCCCGCATTCAGGAACTGTGCGCGGAGTTCGACATCCAGGCGGCGAACTTCAACGCCCCGGGCCAGATCATCGTTTCCGGCGAGAAGGCCAAGGTCGAGGCGCTGGTCGCTGCGGCCAAGGACAAGGGCCTGAAGCGCGTCATCTCGCTCAACGTCGCCGGCGCCTACCACAGCCGACTGATGGAGCCGGCCCGCGAGGAGTTTGCCCGCTACCTGCAGGGCGTGACCTTCCTGGCCCCGCAGTTCACCGTTTTCACCAACACCACCGGCCTGGCCGTGAGCGAACCCGCGCAGATCCGCGAGGCGCTCGTGAAGCAGGTCGTGTCCTCCGTGCTGTGGGAAGACTGCATGCGCAGCGCGGTCGCGGCCGGCGCCACCGAGTTCTGGGAGTGCGGCCCGGGCGCCGTCCTGGCCGGCCTGGCGAAGCGCACCGACAAATCTTGGATCGTCAAATCATTCGCGGAGTTCGCGGACCTACCCGCCACCTGA
- a CDS encoding type IV pilus twitching motility protein PilT: MSTTLHTEIVNDLLKLAVESGASDIVIKSEKPGYLRMGGRLRSVEMDPISCEHAQAFVDEKVPRVFRQKWEDDGQVDFAYAADDIGRFRVNAFHQRGLVSIVFRHIKSRPPTFEELKIESETLIKMAQAKDGILLVCGATGSGKSSTMAAMLNWINHNMDKHIVSIEDPIEYTFSDEKSLFQQREIGLDVPSFELAIKSVLRQNPDIILIGEMRDKETFETAISAAETGHLVFSTMHAATVAQSLTRLFEFFPPEQIAQARRQIAGSLRGFICQKLIPAIEGGGRFAAHEILIADATVRNLILDGHNDKIQQLLESSSDSGSKSFNKDLYRLIKEGKISKADGLRFSPNPAALEMNLKGIFFKT, translated from the coding sequence ATGAGCACGACACTTCACACTGAAATTGTTAACGATCTGCTGAAACTCGCCGTCGAAAGCGGGGCCAGCGACATCGTCATCAAGTCCGAGAAACCGGGCTACCTGCGCATGGGCGGCCGGTTGCGCTCGGTCGAGATGGACCCGATCAGCTGCGAGCACGCCCAGGCCTTCGTGGACGAGAAGGTGCCCCGGGTCTTCCGGCAGAAGTGGGAAGATGACGGCCAGGTCGACTTTGCCTACGCGGCCGACGATATCGGGCGCTTCCGCGTGAACGCCTTCCACCAGCGCGGGCTCGTGAGCATCGTTTTCCGTCATATCAAGAGCCGTCCGCCGACCTTTGAGGAACTCAAGATCGAGTCCGAGACCCTGATCAAGATGGCCCAGGCCAAGGACGGCATCCTGCTGGTCTGCGGCGCCACCGGCTCGGGTAAGAGCTCCACGATGGCCGCCATGCTGAACTGGATCAACCACAACATGGACAAGCATATTGTGAGCATCGAGGATCCGATCGAGTACACCTTCAGCGACGAGAAATCCCTCTTCCAGCAGCGCGAGATCGGCCTCGACGTGCCGAGCTTCGAACTGGCGATCAAGTCGGTGCTGCGCCAGAATCCCGACATCATCCTGATCGGTGAAATGCGCGACAAGGAGACCTTCGAGACGGCCATCTCGGCCGCCGAGACGGGTCACTTGGTCTTCTCGACCATGCACGCGGCCACGGTCGCGCAGTCGCTCACACGACTCTTTGAATTCTTCCCGCCCGAGCAGATCGCGCAGGCCCGCCGCCAGATCGCCGGCTCGCTGCGCGGCTTCATCTGCCAGAAGCTCATTCCAGCCATCGAGGGTGGCGGCCGCTTCGCCGCCCACGAGATCCTGATCGCGGACGCCACGGTGCGAAACCTCATCCTCGACGGCCACAACGACAAGATCCAGCAGCTGCTGGAATCCAGCAGCGACTCGGGCTCGAAGTCCTTCAACAAGGACCTCTACCGCCTCATCAAGGAGGGCAAGATCAGCAAGGCCGACGGCCTGCGTTTCTCGCCGAACCCGGCGGCCCTCGAGATGAACCTCAAGGGCATCTTCTTCAAAACCTGA
- the dapA gene encoding 4-hydroxy-tetrahydrodipicolinate synthase: MNRTRTFTGSYTAIVTPFQGGAVAYDELKKLVNFQIKGGISGLVPVGTTGESPTVSHEEHLDIIRCTIETARGRVPVIAGTGSNSTREAIDMTKAADAAGADGMLLVAPYYNRPTQEGLFAHFAAIAEVTDKPIILYSIPGRCGVEIGLKVIERLRAKYPHVAHIKEAGGSVDRVDQIISALGSDMTVLSGDDSLTLPFMAVGAKGVISVASNLYPREVSKLVALALANDYPKARALHRRLYPVFKAIFVESNPAPIKLAMARAGIIGSEEVRLPLTPLTAASREVLLSALQGFAR, from the coding sequence ATGAATCGCACCCGCACCTTCACCGGTTCCTACACCGCCATTGTCACGCCCTTCCAGGGCGGCGCCGTCGCCTACGATGAGCTGAAGAAACTCGTGAATTTCCAGATCAAGGGCGGCATCAGCGGCCTGGTGCCCGTCGGCACCACCGGCGAGTCCCCGACCGTTTCGCACGAGGAACACCTGGATATCATCCGCTGCACGATCGAGACGGCCCGCGGGCGCGTCCCGGTTATCGCCGGCACGGGCTCCAACTCGACCCGCGAGGCGATCGACATGACCAAGGCGGCCGACGCGGCCGGGGCCGACGGCATGCTGCTCGTGGCCCCCTACTACAACCGGCCGACCCAGGAAGGTCTCTTCGCCCACTTTGCCGCCATCGCCGAGGTCACGGACAAGCCCATCATCCTCTACTCCATCCCGGGCCGCTGCGGCGTGGAGATCGGCCTCAAGGTGATCGAGCGCCTGCGCGCCAAGTACCCGCACGTCGCCCACATCAAGGAGGCCGGCGGCAGTGTCGACCGCGTCGACCAGATCATCTCCGCCCTCGGGTCCGACATGACCGTCCTGAGCGGCGACGACAGCCTCACCCTGCCCTTCATGGCCGTCGGCGCCAAGGGTGTCATCAGTGTCGCGAGCAACCTGTACCCCCGCGAGGTCAGCAAGCTGGTCGCCCTCGCCCTGGCCAATGACTACCCGAAGGCCCGCGCCCTGCACCGCCGGCTCTATCCGGTCTTCAAGGCCATCTTCGTCGAGTCCAACCCGGCGCCCATCAAGTTGGCCATGGCCCGCGCCGGCATCATCGGCTCCGAGGAAGTACGTCTGCCGCTTACGCCGCTGACCGCAGCCAGCCGCGAGGTTCTGCTCTCCGCCCTCCAGGGCTTCGCCCGCTGA